From a single Halococcus hamelinensis 100A6 genomic region:
- a CDS encoding DsbA family oxidoreductase yields MSHDATTTESDASETLTMYADYVCPFCYLGEASLEQYRSGRDEPLDVEWHPFDLRSGKRGPDGEIDTDADDGKDDDYYAQARENVERLQEEYDVEMSHSLATDVDSKPAQQAALFVRERHPEQFEAFHEAVFDALWQDERDIGDPDVLADLADDLDIPTDDLRAALDDAERESALEERFAEAQQVGVTGVPTFAYDGYAARGAVPPEHLRRLVES; encoded by the coding sequence ATGAGTCACGACGCTACGACCACCGAAAGCGACGCCAGCGAAACGCTCACGATGTACGCGGACTACGTCTGTCCGTTCTGTTATCTGGGGGAGGCTTCGCTGGAACAGTACCGGAGCGGGCGCGACGAACCCCTCGACGTCGAGTGGCACCCGTTCGACCTTCGGTCCGGAAAGCGCGGCCCGGACGGCGAGATCGACACCGACGCCGACGACGGCAAGGACGACGACTACTACGCCCAGGCGCGCGAGAACGTCGAACGCCTCCAGGAGGAGTACGACGTCGAGATGTCGCACTCGCTCGCGACGGACGTCGACTCGAAACCCGCCCAGCAGGCCGCGCTGTTCGTTCGCGAGCGCCATCCCGAGCAGTTCGAGGCGTTTCACGAAGCCGTGTTCGACGCGCTCTGGCAGGACGAGCGCGACATCGGCGATCCTGATGTCCTGGCCGACCTCGCCGATGACCTCGATATTCCGACCGACGACCTCCGTGCCGCGCTCGACGACGCCGAACGCGAGAGCGCCCTCGAAGAGCGCTTCGCCGAAGCCCAGCAGGTCGGCGTTACGGGTGTGCCGACGTTCGCCTACGACGGCTACGCCGCCCGCGGCGCGGTCCCGCCGGAACACCTCCGACGGCTGGTCGAGAGCTGA
- a CDS encoding hydroxysqualene dehydroxylase, translating to MSEGATPTVAVLGGGIGGLSAAQELGERGFDVAVYEANDRFGGKARSVPAAFDDGPTLPGEHGFRFFPGFYWHVTDTMARIPDGDGSVADNLVATSETLIGSVTDDEVVSSTRTPRTPDEWVRQLKPGIAGDGVSGAEAGFFLERLLVVATSCRERVEEEFEAVTWWEFIDADDFSEGYRRNLGRSTQLLVALDPKRASARTVSKIYIQLLRGALDPSLDAERILSGPTSEAWIDPWTDYLDSLGVALHPGHRLTHIGCDGRRVTGATVEADGEEHEVEADYYVAALPVEVMANLVTDDLVRGAPSLAGIEQLDTAWMNGIQFFLREDVPLAHGHQIYPDSPWALTSISQQQFWDDYDLRERTDGAVGGVLSVIVSDWNTPGTVHDKPATECSPEEVREEVWAQLTAHLDGERQGLTEENVYDWALDPALSPTDGGMTNEEPLLVNTVGSLHHRPEADTEIENLTLAADYVHTNTDLACMEGANEAARRATNAIVARSGLRADPCEVHDLTEPKLFEPLKRQDQVRYRFGLPHPGEARKNASRLVRRLRPRV from the coding sequence ATGAGCGAGGGAGCGACACCGACGGTGGCGGTTCTCGGCGGGGGTATCGGCGGTCTGAGTGCGGCCCAGGAGCTCGGCGAGCGCGGCTTCGACGTCGCGGTCTACGAGGCCAACGACCGCTTCGGCGGCAAGGCCCGGAGCGTACCCGCGGCGTTCGATGACGGCCCCACCCTCCCGGGAGAGCACGGGTTCCGTTTCTTCCCCGGATTCTACTGGCACGTCACGGACACGATGGCCCGGATCCCGGACGGCGACGGTTCGGTGGCCGACAACCTGGTGGCGACCTCCGAGACCCTCATCGGCTCCGTGACGGACGACGAGGTCGTCTCTTCGACGCGAACGCCGCGTACGCCGGACGAGTGGGTTCGACAGTTGAAACCCGGGATCGCCGGCGACGGGGTCTCGGGGGCCGAGGCGGGTTTCTTCCTCGAACGCCTCCTCGTGGTGGCCACGAGCTGTCGGGAACGGGTCGAGGAGGAGTTCGAGGCCGTGACGTGGTGGGAGTTCATCGACGCCGACGACTTCTCCGAGGGCTACCGGCGGAACCTCGGCCGGAGCACGCAGCTCCTGGTCGCGCTCGACCCGAAACGTGCGAGCGCACGCACCGTGAGCAAGATCTACATCCAGCTGCTGCGGGGGGCGCTCGACCCGTCGCTCGACGCCGAGCGCATCCTGTCCGGCCCCACCAGCGAGGCCTGGATCGACCCCTGGACCGACTACCTCGACTCGCTCGGGGTGGCACTCCACCCCGGCCACCGGCTCACCCACATCGGGTGCGACGGCCGGCGAGTCACCGGCGCGACCGTCGAGGCCGACGGCGAGGAGCACGAGGTCGAGGCCGACTACTACGTCGCGGCGCTCCCGGTGGAGGTCATGGCGAACCTGGTCACCGACGACTTAGTTCGGGGCGCGCCGTCGCTCGCGGGGATCGAGCAGCTCGACACCGCGTGGATGAACGGCATCCAGTTCTTCCTCCGCGAGGACGTCCCGCTGGCGCACGGCCACCAGATCTACCCCGACTCGCCGTGGGCGCTGACCTCGATCTCCCAACAGCAGTTCTGGGACGACTACGACCTCCGCGAGCGCACCGACGGCGCAGTGGGCGGCGTGCTCTCGGTCATCGTCTCGGACTGGAACACGCCGGGCACGGTCCACGACAAACCCGCGACGGAGTGCAGCCCGGAGGAGGTCCGCGAGGAGGTCTGGGCCCAGCTCACCGCCCACCTCGACGGCGAGCGCCAGGGGTTGACCGAGGAGAACGTCTACGACTGGGCGCTCGACCCCGCGCTCAGCCCCACGGATGGAGGGATGACGAACGAGGAGCCCCTGCTCGTGAACACGGTCGGGTCGCTCCACCACCGTCCCGAGGCCGACACCGAGATCGAGAACCTGACCCTCGCCGCCGACTACGTCCACACCAACACCGACCTGGCCTGTATGGAGGGCGCGAACGAGGCCGCCCGCCGGGCGACCAACGCGATCGTCGCGCGCTCCGGGCTCCGCGCCGACCCCTGTGAGGTCCACGACCTCACCGAACCCAAACTGTTCGAGCCGCTGAAACGCCAGGACCAGGTGCGCTACCGGTTCGGGCTCCCCCATCCCGGCGAGGCCAGAAAGAACGCCTCACGACTGGTGCGACGGCTCCGTCCGCGGGTTTGA
- the thiD gene encoding bifunctional hydroxymethylpyrimidine kinase/phosphomethylpyrimidine kinase: MTRRPAPVSPPVCLTIATSDSGGGAGIQADLKTMEACDAFGTSVVCATTAQNTQGVESVHVLPTGEIDAQYEAITTDFDLAGVKTGMLATGEVVARVTEYARDLDAPLVVDPVMVAASGDRLLESGGEAAYEDLVAEASLVTPNADECAVLTGIEPTDEASAREVGEELVEMGADAALVKGGHVPTDDETVRDILVTADEHGTFEHPRIESEATHGSGCTLSSAVAARLAHGDSLDAAVEAGLSLMERAIRYPLDIGGGPGAVHHLADLRDRAAREPTAEAVANCVERLVERNVAPILPEVGMNVVGATPYAETPTETAAVEGRITRTMSGIQPNRGVRFGASSHVARFLLAAREFHSEYRFAANCRFDDRIEAALDDLDWAVGEYDRSEEPEAVKTREESTMGWGTRRAFETGDGTPVAIVDRGEVGTEAMTKLLAEDGETLAERLTVLCDALESV; this comes from the coding sequence ATGACCCGCCGGCCGGCACCGGTCTCGCCGCCGGTCTGTCTCACGATCGCGACCAGCGATTCGGGCGGCGGCGCGGGGATCCAGGCCGACCTCAAGACGATGGAGGCCTGCGACGCGTTCGGCACGAGCGTGGTCTGTGCGACCACCGCCCAGAACACACAGGGTGTGGAGTCGGTCCACGTCCTCCCGACCGGGGAAATCGACGCCCAGTACGAGGCCATCACGACCGACTTCGACCTCGCAGGCGTCAAAACCGGGATGCTCGCGACGGGCGAGGTCGTCGCGCGGGTCACCGAGTACGCCCGCGACCTCGACGCGCCGCTCGTCGTGGACCCGGTGATGGTCGCGGCCTCGGGCGACCGCCTGCTCGAATCGGGTGGCGAGGCGGCCTACGAGGACCTGGTCGCCGAAGCCAGCCTCGTCACGCCGAACGCCGACGAGTGCGCGGTCCTCACCGGAATCGAGCCGACGGACGAGGCGAGCGCGCGCGAGGTCGGCGAGGAACTGGTCGAGATGGGTGCCGACGCCGCGCTCGTCAAGGGCGGGCACGTCCCGACGGACGACGAAACGGTGCGCGATATCCTCGTCACCGCCGACGAACACGGGACGTTCGAGCATCCACGGATCGAGAGCGAGGCGACCCACGGCTCCGGCTGTACCCTCTCCAGCGCGGTCGCGGCCCGACTGGCCCACGGCGACTCGCTCGACGCGGCGGTCGAGGCGGGCCTCTCGCTCATGGAGCGCGCCATCCGCTACCCGCTCGACATCGGCGGGGGGCCCGGCGCGGTCCACCACCTCGCCGACCTCCGGGACCGTGCGGCGCGGGAGCCGACCGCCGAGGCCGTCGCGAACTGTGTCGAACGCCTCGTCGAGCGGAACGTCGCTCCCATACTGCCCGAGGTCGGCATGAACGTCGTCGGCGCGACGCCGTACGCCGAGACCCCCACCGAAACCGCCGCGGTCGAGGGTCGGATCACCCGGACCATGTCTGGGATACAGCCGAATCGTGGGGTACGCTTCGGCGCGTCGAGCCACGTCGCACGGTTCCTGCTCGCCGCCCGCGAGTTCCACAGTGAGTACCGGTTCGCCGCGAACTGCCGGTTCGACGACCGGATCGAGGCCGCGCTCGACGACCTCGACTGGGCGGTCGGCGAGTACGACCGGAGCGAGGAGCCCGAGGCCGTGAAAACGCGTGAGGAGAGCACGATGGGCTGGGGGACGCGTCGGGCGTTCGAGACGGGCGACGGGACGCCCGTGGCCATCGTCGACCGCGGCGAGGTCGGCACGGAGGCGATGACGAAACTCCTCGCCGAGGACGGCGAGACGCTGGCCGAGCGGCTGACCGTGCTGTGCGACGCGCTCGAATCGGTCTGA
- a CDS encoding DedA family protein, whose amino-acid sequence MVAGIGEAAVGLVTDYGLVVLFVFMFCETSLTFPFVPSELVLPVGAAALVTGPVSFLAFVLVVTAGATVGSLFAYYVFDRAYQPVIDRYGAYIHVSVDEVERAREWFRRWGESSVCWGRLLPVVRSIISVPAGIAGMHPGKFAVYSAAGSGLFATGVAALVVAGLDAMPSQLAFGWLASVFDRGLAYALANPIPAVAVAGVALFVVLATRNAYSRWLSTR is encoded by the coding sequence ATGGTCGCCGGCATCGGGGAGGCAGCGGTCGGGCTCGTGACCGACTACGGGCTGGTGGTGCTGTTCGTGTTCATGTTCTGTGAGACCTCACTGACCTTCCCGTTCGTGCCGAGCGAACTCGTTCTCCCGGTCGGGGCTGCGGCGCTGGTCACGGGACCCGTGAGCTTCCTCGCGTTCGTGCTGGTCGTGACCGCCGGCGCGACCGTCGGGAGCCTGTTCGCCTACTACGTCTTCGATAGGGCCTACCAGCCGGTGATCGACCGCTACGGCGCGTACATCCACGTCTCGGTCGACGAGGTCGAGCGTGCCCGCGAGTGGTTCCGGCGGTGGGGCGAGTCCTCGGTCTGCTGGGGGCGGCTGCTGCCGGTGGTTCGGTCGATCATCTCGGTTCCGGCGGGGATCGCGGGCATGCACCCGGGGAAGTTCGCGGTCTACTCGGCCGCCGGCAGCGGGCTGTTCGCGACGGGCGTCGCGGCGCTCGTCGTCGCCGGGCTCGACGCGATGCCCTCACAGCTGGCGTTCGGCTGGCTCGCCAGCGTGTTCGACCGGGGGCTGGCGTACGCCCTCGCGAACCCGATTCCCGCAGTGGCGGTGGCCGGGGTGGCGCTGTTCGTCGTGCTGGCGACCAGGAACGCCTACAGCCGGTGGCTCTCGACCCGGTAG
- the mutS gene encoding DNA mismatch repair protein MutS has product MPEGIVGEFLSLKAETDADLLAMQCGDFYEFFADDAEFVGRELDLTVSQKGAHGSSYPMAGVPLTELTPYLKVLVERGFRVAVADQYETDGGHARRIERVVTPGTLLETTDAEARYLAAVVREGEGYGLAFADVTTGKFHATEVGGDIEAVLTECYRFAPAEILPGPEVRSDDALLERLRGTEASLSLHATEAFEPGRARAMVDDQFGEAALSSVGLADSTGAIRAAGAVLSYVEDTGIGVLASMTRLQPYATEGVTLDATTQRNLELTETMGEGGRALFDVVDHTTTSGGGRLLREWLCRPTQDTRELERRADGVDALAREALARERLRETLAEGFDAERLASKAVSGSADARDLVRVRETLAVAAEAAAVVEDSGLGDSPLADVLTRFDREAGAALREELDEAIAEDPPATIREGNLFQRGYDDDLDDLIVGHEEALGWIDGLADREKGKYGITHLSTGRNKTDGYYIQVGHSETDAVPEAYDEIKSLKNAKRYTTDELEEREREVLRFEERRSDLEYDLFCGLRERVGDRAELLQDVGRALAECDCLASLAVHAVENDWTRPELVDSGIDIEAGRHPVVEHDVEFVPNDLSLTDDRGFLVVTGPNMSGKSTYMRQSALITLLAQVGSFVPARSARIAPVDGIYTRVGALDELAQGRSTFMVEMSELANILHSATEDSLVILDEVGRGTATYDGISIAWAATEYLHNEVRAKTLFATHYHELTGLAEHLDRVANVHVAADERGDVSGSEATGDSSEAKRTDGEVTFLRTVEEGPTDRSYGVHVADMAGVPGPVVERSRDVLAKLRAEKAIEARGSTGEPVQTVFDLGSGSFRGSASADGGQASMDEAQNDESDRDPAEESVLDALRGTDIGETSPVELMGKVEDWQRELDDE; this is encoded by the coding sequence ATGCCGGAGGGAATCGTCGGGGAGTTTCTTTCGCTCAAGGCCGAAACGGACGCGGACCTACTGGCGATGCAGTGCGGCGATTTCTACGAGTTCTTCGCCGACGACGCCGAGTTCGTCGGCCGGGAGCTCGACCTGACCGTCTCGCAGAAGGGGGCCCACGGCTCGTCGTATCCGATGGCGGGCGTGCCGCTGACCGAACTCACGCCGTACCTCAAGGTGCTCGTCGAGCGCGGCTTTCGCGTTGCGGTCGCCGACCAGTACGAGACCGACGGCGGCCACGCCCGTCGGATCGAGCGCGTGGTGACGCCCGGGACGCTGCTCGAAACCACCGACGCCGAGGCGCGTTACCTCGCGGCGGTCGTCCGGGAGGGCGAGGGCTACGGCCTCGCGTTCGCGGACGTCACGACCGGGAAGTTCCACGCCACCGAGGTCGGCGGCGATATCGAGGCCGTCCTCACCGAATGCTACCGGTTCGCGCCCGCCGAGATACTGCCCGGACCCGAGGTGCGCAGCGACGACGCACTTCTCGAACGGCTCCGGGGGACGGAGGCGTCGCTCTCGCTTCACGCCACCGAGGCGTTCGAGCCGGGGCGGGCGCGCGCGATGGTCGACGACCAGTTCGGCGAGGCGGCGCTTTCGAGCGTGGGGCTCGCCGATTCGACGGGCGCGATACGGGCGGCGGGCGCGGTGCTCTCGTACGTCGAGGACACCGGAATCGGCGTACTGGCCTCGATGACGCGCCTCCAGCCCTACGCGACCGAGGGCGTGACGCTCGACGCCACCACCCAGCGAAACCTCGAACTCACCGAGACGATGGGCGAGGGCGGGCGCGCGCTGTTCGACGTCGTCGACCACACGACCACGAGCGGCGGCGGCCGACTCCTTCGGGAGTGGCTCTGTCGGCCGACCCAGGACACGCGGGAGCTCGAACGGCGAGCGGACGGGGTCGACGCGCTCGCCCGCGAGGCGCTCGCCCGTGAACGACTCCGCGAGACGCTCGCCGAGGGATTCGACGCCGAACGCCTCGCGAGCAAGGCGGTCTCGGGGAGCGCCGACGCTCGCGACCTGGTCCGGGTGCGCGAGACGCTCGCGGTGGCCGCCGAGGCCGCGGCCGTCGTCGAGGACTCGGGGCTCGGCGACTCCCCACTCGCGGACGTCCTCACCCGGTTCGACCGCGAGGCCGGCGCGGCGCTTCGAGAGGAACTCGACGAGGCGATAGCCGAGGACCCGCCCGCCACGATCAGGGAAGGAAACCTCTTCCAGCGGGGCTACGACGACGACCTCGACGACCTCATCGTGGGCCACGAGGAGGCACTGGGGTGGATCGACGGGCTCGCGGATCGCGAGAAGGGGAAGTACGGAATCACCCACCTCTCGACGGGTCGGAACAAGACGGACGGTTACTACATCCAGGTCGGGCACTCCGAGACCGACGCGGTGCCCGAGGCGTACGACGAAATAAAGTCGCTGAAGAACGCGAAACGCTACACCACCGACGAACTGGAGGAGCGCGAACGCGAGGTACTCAGGTTCGAGGAACGACGGAGCGACCTCGAATACGACCTCTTCTGCGGCCTCCGCGAGCGGGTCGGCGACCGGGCCGAACTCCTGCAGGACGTGGGTCGGGCGCTCGCCGAGTGCGACTGCCTCGCGAGCCTCGCGGTCCACGCCGTCGAGAACGACTGGACGCGACCCGAGCTGGTGGACTCGGGCATCGACATCGAGGCGGGCCGTCACCCGGTGGTCGAACACGACGTCGAGTTCGTGCCGAACGACCTCTCGCTCACCGACGACCGCGGGTTTCTCGTCGTGACGGGCCCGAACATGTCGGGGAAATCGACCTACATGCGCCAGAGTGCCCTGATCACGCTGCTCGCCCAGGTCGGGAGCTTCGTGCCCGCCCGGAGCGCCCGGATCGCGCCCGTCGACGGCATCTACACCCGCGTGGGCGCGCTCGACGAGCTCGCCCAGGGCCGTTCGACGTTCATGGTCGAGATGAGCGAGCTCGCGAACATCCTCCACTCCGCCACCGAGGACTCGTTGGTGATCCTCGACGAGGTGGGGCGGGGCACAGCGACCTACGACGGCATCTCGATCGCCTGGGCCGCGACGGAGTACCTCCACAACGAGGTCCGGGCGAAGACGCTGTTCGCGACCCACTACCACGAACTCACGGGACTCGCCGAACACCTCGACCGAGTCGCGAACGTCCACGTCGCGGCGGACGAACGGGGGGACGTCTCCGGGAGCGAAGCGACCGGAGACTCGTCGGAAGCGAAGCGTACCGACGGTGAAGTGACATTTCTCCGGACTGTAGAAGAAGGTCCTACCGACCGATCTTACGGGGTCCACGTCGCCGACATGGCCGGGGTTCCAGGCCCGGTCGTCGAGCGCTCGCGCGACGTGCTCGCGAAGCTCCGGGCCGAGAAGGCGATCGAGGCCCGTGGGTCGACGGGCGAACCCGTCCAGACCGTCTTCGACCTCGGCTCGGGATCGTTCCGCGGCTCCGCGAGCGCCGACGGCGGGCAAGCGTCGATGGACGAGGCCCAGAACGACGAATCCGACCGCGACCCGGCCGAGGAATCCGTGCTCGACGCGCTCCGCGGGACCGACATCGGCGAGACGTCCCCCGTCGAACTCATGGGCAAAGTCGAGGATTGGCAACGGGAGCTGGACGATGAGTGA